A window of Aliarcobacter trophiarum LMG 25534 contains these coding sequences:
- the soxX gene encoding sulfur oxidation c-type cytochrome SoxX, which yields MSLIKKSAICVAFSLFFLVNAQADDSELIKKGEKIYTTNTKGNCIACHDANGKTLDGPGTMGPKLQYLALWPDEVLYNKIFDPTNPGDPITAMPAFGRNGWLSDDEIKAVVAYLKTIN from the coding sequence ATGAGTTTAATCAAGAAAAGTGCTATATGTGTTGCTTTTAGTTTATTTTTTTTAGTAAATGCTCAAGCAGACGATTCTGAATTGATTAAAAAAGGTGAAAAGATATACACTACAAATACAAAAGGTAACTGTATCGCTTGTCATGATGCAAATGGGAAAACGCTAGATGGACCTGGAACAATGGGACCAAAATTACAATATCTAGCTCTTTGGCCAGATGAAGTTTTATATAATAAAATTTTCGATCCAACAAACCCTGGTGACCCAATTACAGCTATGCCAGCATTTGGAAGAAATGGATGGCTAAGTGATGATGAAATAAAAGCCGTTGTTGCTTATTTAAAAACAATAAATTAA
- the soxY gene encoding thiosulfate oxidation carrier protein SoxY: MLNRRNFLGLGLGAIAVAAIPNSLSAEDFRTTKPKAWTATKVDDAVKEIFGSTATTQGGISLTAPDIAENGAVIPVSFKTDLKATKIAVFQDANPESAVAVFTTTPDMVLDYAFRIKMAKTGTVTIIADVGGKLHSVSKEIKVTIGGCGG, encoded by the coding sequence ATGTTAAATAGAAGAAATTTTTTAGGTTTAGGTTTAGGTGCTATTGCAGTAGCTGCAATTCCAAATAGTTTAAGTGCAGAGGATTTTAGAACTACTAAACCAAAAGCTTGGACTGCTACAAAAGTTGATGATGCAGTTAAAGAGATTTTTGGCTCAACTGCTACAACTCAAGGTGGAATTTCATTAACAGCTCCAGATATTGCTGAAAATGGTGCAGTTATTCCAGTATCTTTTAAAACAGATTTAAAAGCAACTAAAATAGCAGTATTCCAAGATGCAAATCCTGAAAGTGCAGTTGCAGTATTTACAACAACACCTGATATGGTTTTAGATTATGCATTTAGAATTAAAATGGCAAAAACAGGTACTGTTACAATAATTGCAGATGTTGGTGGAAAATTACACTCTGTTTCTAAAGAGATAAAAGTAACAATCGGTGGATGTGGTGGTTGA
- the soxZ gene encoding thiosulfate oxidation carrier complex protein SoxZ, with protein sequence MAGTTKIKAKIDKNGVCEVKALASHDMLSYQEAERAKKEANFITYLVAKVGGKIVYEVSSSQFLSKDPYFKFSFTGAKVGDEIEISWKDLKGNSDITVEKIK encoded by the coding sequence ATGGCAGGAACAACAAAAATAAAAGCAAAAATTGATAAAAACGGTGTATGTGAAGTAAAAGCATTAGCAAGTCACGATATGTTAAGTTATCAAGAGGCAGAAAGAGCTAAAAAAGAGGCAAATTTTATTACGTATTTAGTTGCAAAAGTTGGTGGAAAAATTGTATATGAAGTATCTTCTAGTCAATTTTTATCAAAAGACCCTTACTTTAAATTCTCATTTACAGGTGCAAAAGTTGGTGATGAAATTGAGATAAGTTGGAAAGATTTAAAAGGCAATAGTGATATAACTGTAGAAAAAATCAAATAG
- the soxA gene encoding sulfur oxidation c-type cytochrome SoxA: MLNKLVKSTIILALTTTVLSATNFNAGAEKDRLEMIKFFEAKFDDPAKNKDRFFTYFTEEELEQKYDKNLKHMDFNIGSYAYSKDARSQYEALKEMPPYEDAIEKGEVLYTKKFANGNSLQSCFPDLTNAGTYPYYDTKTKKMVSLTSTINDCLRANGEKEWGTKKGPMAEFQAYWVNESKEAGKNFDIKINSKAEKEAYERGKEYYYTQRGYLKLSCATCHVQGSGQRVRNEVLSPLLGQVTHFPVLRLKWTDIGTVERRLSGCVVDQGQVPPKDESQTMIELLYFLAYMSNGMPVDGPDVRK, from the coding sequence ATGCTTAACAAACTAGTTAAATCTACAATTATTTTAGCTCTAACAACAACAGTTTTAAGTGCTACTAATTTTAATGCAGGGGCTGAAAAAGATAGATTAGAGATGATTAAATTCTTTGAAGCAAAATTTGATGACCCAGCAAAAAATAAAGATAGATTTTTTACATACTTTACAGAAGAAGAGCTTGAACAAAAATATGATAAAAACCTCAAACATATGGACTTCAATATAGGAAGCTATGCATATTCAAAAGATGCAAGAAGCCAATATGAAGCTCTAAAAGAGATGCCACCATATGAAGATGCTATCGAAAAAGGTGAAGTTTTATATACAAAGAAATTTGCAAATGGTAACTCTTTACAGAGTTGTTTTCCTGATTTAACAAATGCAGGAACATATCCATATTATGATACAAAAACAAAAAAAATGGTATCTTTAACAAGTACTATAAATGATTGTTTAAGAGCAAATGGTGAAAAAGAGTGGGGAACTAAAAAAGGTCCTATGGCTGAATTTCAAGCTTATTGGGTAAATGAAAGCAAAGAAGCTGGTAAAAACTTTGATATAAAAATCAATAGTAAAGCTGAAAAAGAAGCTTATGAAAGAGGAAAAGAGTATTACTATACTCAAAGAGGATATTTAAAACTATCTTGTGCAACTTGCCACGTTCAAGGTTCTGGTCAAAGAGTTAGAAATGAGGTTTTATCTCCTCTTTTAGGACAAGTTACACACTTTCCTGTACTAAGACTTAAATGGACAGATATAGGAACAGTAGAAAGAAGACTTTCTGGTTGTGTTGTAGATCAAGGTCAAGTTCCACCAAAAGATGAGAGTCAAACTATGATTGAGTTGCTATATTTCTTAGCTTATATGTCAAATGGTATGCCAGTTGATGGTCCAGATGTAAGAAAATAA
- the soxB gene encoding thiosulfohydrolase SoxB has protein sequence MSKFSRREFVYMMAVLGAAPVFANSHTRMVETSKKIEDYYKLKPYGNARFIHMTDSHAQLLPVYFREPSVNLGFFGNLGKPPHIVGEKFLDYYGIKGNKRLEYAFSCVNFEEHAKVMGKTGGFAQIKTVVDFLRDSFGKDKTLFLDGGDTWQGSATSLWTRGKDMVGALNLLGVDICVGHWEFTYKAEEILENIKELKSEFLAQNIFVKEDSMMNGVEAYDEDSGHAFKPYTIKKMGNARVAIIGQAFPYTTIANPQRFIPDWTFGINENSMQELIDQIKEEEKPDAIIVLSHNGFDTDKKMAEVCTGIDFIMGGHTHDGVPEAYPVKNSAGTTYVCNAGSNGKFLNVLDLDIQNGKIKDFKFTLLPIFSDLVPEDKAMKKYIEDVRLPYLKELTRPIATTEETLFRRGNFNGSWDQIICDALIDVKGAQISLSPGFRWGTSIMPNQTITFDDLMTQTAMTYPETYLRDIKGSDLKDILEDVADNLFNEDPFLQQGGDMVRTGGISYRIDPKAKIGNRISNITLSKTGEKLDANKSYKVSGWSTVGAKSDGEPVWETVEAYLKNMKHISKLKIDTPDIVGVKGNPGII, from the coding sequence ATGAGTAAATTTAGTAGAAGAGAATTTGTATATATGATGGCTGTTCTAGGAGCTGCTCCTGTATTTGCAAACTCACATACAAGAATGGTAGAAACTTCTAAAAAGATAGAAGATTATTATAAATTAAAACCTTATGGGAATGCAAGATTTATACATATGACAGATAGTCATGCACAGCTTTTACCTGTATATTTTAGAGAGCCTAGTGTAAATCTAGGTTTCTTTGGAAACTTAGGAAAACCACCACATATTGTTGGTGAAAAGTTCTTAGATTATTATGGAATAAAAGGTAATAAAAGATTAGAGTATGCATTTTCTTGTGTAAATTTTGAAGAGCATGCAAAAGTTATGGGAAAAACAGGTGGTTTTGCACAAATAAAAACAGTAGTAGATTTTTTAAGAGATAGTTTTGGAAAAGATAAAACCCTATTTTTAGATGGTGGAGACACATGGCAAGGAAGTGCAACTTCACTTTGGACTAGAGGTAAGGATATGGTTGGAGCTTTAAACTTACTTGGAGTTGATATATGTGTTGGTCACTGGGAGTTTACATATAAAGCTGAAGAGATTTTAGAGAATATAAAAGAGTTGAAATCTGAATTTCTAGCTCAAAATATTTTTGTAAAAGAGGACTCTATGATGAATGGAGTTGAAGCTTATGATGAAGATAGTGGACATGCTTTTAAACCTTATACAATTAAAAAAATGGGGAATGCAAGAGTAGCAATTATTGGTCAAGCATTTCCATATACAACTATTGCAAATCCACAAAGATTTATTCCTGACTGGACATTTGGAATAAATGAAAATAGTATGCAAGAGCTTATTGATCAAATCAAAGAAGAGGAAAAACCAGATGCTATTATTGTGCTTTCTCACAATGGATTTGATACAGATAAAAAGATGGCAGAAGTTTGTACTGGAATAGATTTTATTATGGGAGGGCATACACATGATGGTGTTCCTGAAGCATATCCAGTTAAAAATTCAGCAGGAACAACTTATGTTTGTAATGCGGGAAGTAATGGTAAATTCTTGAATGTTTTAGATTTAGATATTCAAAATGGAAAAATCAAAGATTTTAAATTTACACTTCTTCCAATCTTTTCTGATTTAGTTCCAGAAGATAAAGCTATGAAAAAATATATTGAAGATGTAAGGCTACCATATCTAAAAGAGCTAACTCGTCCAATTGCTACAACAGAAGAGACTCTTTTTAGAAGAGGAAATTTCAATGGCTCTTGGGATCAAATTATTTGTGATGCGTTAATTGATGTAAAAGGTGCTCAAATCTCATTAAGCCCAGGATTTAGATGGGGAACTTCAATTATGCCAAATCAAACAATTACTTTTGATGATTTAATGACTCAAACAGCTATGACTTATCCTGAAACTTACTTAAGAGATATAAAAGGTAGTGATTTAAAAGATATTTTAGAAGATGTTGCTGATAACCTATTTAATGAAGACCCATTCTTACAACAAGGTGGTGATATGGTGAGAACAGGTGGAATATCTTATAGAATCGATCCAAAAGCAAAAATTGGTAATAGAATTTCAAATATTACTTTAAGTAAAACTGGTGAAAAACTGGATGCAAATAAATCTTATAAAGTTTCTGGTTGGTCAACTGTTGGAGCAAAATCTGATGGTGAACCTGTTTGGGAGACTGTTGAAGCATATCTAAAAAATATGAAACATATAAGTAAATTAAAAATTGATACTCCTGATATTGTAGGAGTTAAAGGTAATCCAGGGATTATATAA
- a CDS encoding thioredoxin family protein, whose translation MKIISILFVLALTLFANFEDGKKVFDTKCISCHKEYIPMNSIKENFFEKQNSLLNLKAPSANMIVFAMFDSSKKIGDENEKEFQELEIESFLKSYLENPDRFNSICDDNILPFYDNKASMKGQLNDEDYKNLTSYFFGYKENIDKKDTLKYSNYSEEQEKEILKKATIENKKIIIYATSESCYFCKKMDREVFKDISIRKMLDENFIFLEIDMDKFSLPFNLQKEYKRLTPSFFFLNSNAKLISQYPGAWIKSDFMNILKENK comes from the coding sequence ATGAAAATCATATCTATTTTATTTGTTTTAGCTTTAACTCTATTTGCAAATTTTGAAGATGGTAAAAAAGTGTTTGATACAAAATGTATCTCTTGTCATAAAGAGTATATCCCTATGAACTCTATAAAAGAGAACTTCTTTGAAAAACAAAACTCTTTACTAAACTTAAAAGCTCCTAGTGCAAATATGATAGTTTTTGCAATGTTTGATAGCTCAAAAAAGATTGGAGATGAGAATGAAAAAGAGTTCCAAGAGCTAGAAATAGAGAGTTTTTTAAAATCTTACTTAGAAAATCCAGATAGATTTAACTCTATTTGCGATGATAATATTCTTCCATTCTATGATAATAAGGCTAGTATGAAAGGGCAATTAAATGATGAAGATTATAAAAATCTAACTAGTTATTTTTTTGGATACAAAGAGAATATAGATAAAAAAGATACTCTTAAATACTCAAACTATTCAGAAGAGCAAGAGAAAGAAATCTTAAAAAAAGCTACAATTGAAAATAAAAAAATAATAATATATGCAACTTCCGAGAGCTGTTATTTTTGTAAAAAAATGGATAGAGAAGTTTTTAAAGATATCTCTATAAGAAAAATGTTGGATGAAAATTTTATATTTTTAGAAATAGATATGGATAAGTTTTCACTGCCTTTTAATTTACAAAAAGAGTATAAAAGGCTTACTCCTAGTTTTTTCTTTTTAAATAGCAATGCGAAGTTAATATCTCAATACCCTGGAGCTTGGATAAAGAGTGATTTTATGAATATTTTAAAAGAGAATAAATGA
- a CDS encoding MOSC domain-containing protein: protein MMILGEVLEIFSATKESSGLPRPKVVNLNLIENHGIEFDKFAKKNLDQTVMIVGIKSYQLAKANNIDLELGSLGENILVDFDPHDFKVGTCFKIGDAVIQTTQICTVCNHLSVFDKNLPKLLKGQRGIYCKIIKSGKILKNMNVEEL, encoded by the coding sequence ATGATGATTTTAGGTGAAGTTTTAGAAATATTTAGTGCAACAAAAGAGTCAAGTGGACTACCAAGACCAAAAGTTGTAAACTTAAATCTAATAGAAAACCATGGAATAGAGTTTGATAAATTCGCAAAAAAGAATCTTGACCAAACTGTTATGATTGTTGGTATAAAGTCATATCAATTAGCAAAAGCAAATAATATAGATTTGGAATTAGGGAGTTTAGGAGAGAATATCTTAGTAGATTTTGATCCTCACGATTTTAAAGTAGGAACTTGCTTTAAAATAGGTGATGCAGTTATTCAAACTACACAAATATGTACAGTTTGTAACCATTTATCCGTTTTTGATAAGAACTTACCAAAGCTTTTAAAAGGACAAAGGGGAATTTATTGTAAAATCATAAAATCTGGAAAGATTTTAAAAAATATGAATGTAGAGGAGTTATAA
- a CDS encoding DsrE family protein → MFKKLFLIFCLVSFVFGENKFSEPKPSFENPRKVVYSLYTGDMDTVNHTIGSMYNILKEYPAESLKIVVVAYGKGLRALKKDADKQTLTRISSLMEYDVEFIACKNTMETMKWEESDFIDGVSFTQAGIVEVIERQVAGYIGITAY, encoded by the coding sequence ATGTTTAAAAAACTGTTTTTAATTTTTTGTTTAGTTAGTTTTGTATTTGGAGAGAATAAATTTAGTGAACCAAAACCTAGCTTTGAAAATCCTAGAAAAGTTGTTTACTCTTTATATACAGGAGATATGGATACAGTAAATCATACTATTGGTTCTATGTATAATATTCTAAAAGAGTACCCAGCTGAAAGTTTAAAAATTGTAGTTGTTGCTTATGGAAAAGGTCTTAGGGCTTTAAAAAAAGATGCAGATAAACAAACTCTTACAAGAATAAGTTCTCTTATGGAGTATGATGTTGAATTTATAGCTTGTAAAAATACAATGGAAACTATGAAATGGGAAGAGAGTGATTTTATAGATGGTGTTTCATTTACTCAAGCTGGAATAGTAGAAGTAATAGAGAGACAAGTTGCTGGTTATATAGGAATTACAGCTTACTAA
- a CDS encoding alpha/beta hydrolase, translated as MFKKCLILTSILFANIAFANSIKEDCNKKGEDFIYVQNECISYKKFDGDGEALNIIIHGTWDEGSDTLARYSPFAEDIAMRSDISTIAVALPGYSKSSSNKLISIGDKRSKNLAATKEYVEFLATLVESFKTKYNPSKITLIGHSAGCMMSATLLGVKPDLVNNLVCVGGVYDIHKKSDDKKLISAVDVVDKISKNSKIVLAYGTLDDISTPQTTIDFYNLAKQKGLDVKLIEVKDGVHIDLDMTTEVKNAIVELVEE; from the coding sequence ATGTTTAAAAAATGTTTGATTTTGACTTCAATTTTATTTGCAAATATTGCTTTTGCAAACAGTATAAAAGAGGATTGTAATAAAAAAGGTGAGGATTTTATATATGTACAAAATGAGTGTATATCTTATAAAAAATTTGATGGTGATGGTGAAGCTTTAAATATTATTATTCATGGAACTTGGGATGAAGGAAGTGATACCCTTGCTAGATATTCACCATTTGCTGAAGATATCGCTATGAGAAGTGATATTTCAACTATTGCTGTTGCTCTTCCTGGATATTCAAAAAGTTCATCAAACAAACTTATATCTATTGGAGATAAGAGAAGTAAAAACCTAGCTGCAACTAAAGAGTATGTAGAGTTTTTGGCTACTTTAGTTGAATCTTTTAAAACAAAATATAACCCTTCAAAAATAACTTTGATAGGACATAGTGCTGGTTGTATGATGAGTGCAACACTTCTAGGAGTAAAGCCTGATTTAGTTAATAATTTAGTTTGTGTTGGTGGAGTTTATGATATTCACAAAAAAAGTGATGATAAAAAACTAATCTCAGCAGTTGATGTAGTTGATAAAATATCGAAAAACAGTAAAATTGTACTAGCTTATGGAACTCTTGATGATATTTCAACTCCACAAACGACAATTGACTTTTATAATCTTGCAAAACAAAAAGGCTTAGATGTTAAACTTATAGAAGTAAAAGATGGTGTTCATATTGATTTAGACATGACAACAGAAGTAAAAAATGCTATTGTTGAATTAGTTGAAGAGTAG
- a CDS encoding MBL fold metallo-hydrolase has protein sequence MFKKISLSLILSIYAFGFNYNLNPQKVSEDVWCFFGKAEVPSKENGGFMANSCYIDAKDSYVLIDSGTSYKFAKQAYEAMQKIKNLPVSTIVVTHEHDDHWMGNSFYKSTFNAKIYAPKSINENYDENSKPRIFEILDAKDMENTKVIKADEIVSDNANVKVGNKEIRILRIKEKAHTSDDLIVYLPNEKVLFSGDIVMNERITSNRDGSVIGTLKALDTIESFDYNSLVAGHGTLTGKNATEHTKNYFTLLKTRVLEAIEAGITADEITKVVTMDDFKDIAMFDELNSRNVFDAFRELEFYDEE, from the coding sequence ATGTTTAAAAAAATTTCACTATCACTTATTTTATCAATATATGCTTTTGGATTTAATTATAACTTAAATCCACAAAAAGTAAGTGAAGATGTATGGTGTTTTTTTGGAAAGGCAGAAGTTCCTTCAAAAGAAAATGGTGGTTTTATGGCAAACTCTTGCTATATAGATGCAAAAGATAGTTATGTTTTAATTGATAGTGGAACTAGCTATAAATTTGCAAAACAAGCTTATGAAGCTATGCAAAAGATTAAAAATCTTCCTGTTAGTACAATAGTTGTAACTCACGAGCATGATGACCATTGGATGGGAAATAGTTTCTATAAAAGTACTTTTAATGCAAAAATTTATGCCCCAAAATCTATAAATGAGAATTATGATGAAAATTCAAAACCTAGAATTTTTGAGATTTTAGATGCAAAAGATATGGAAAATACAAAAGTAATCAAAGCAGATGAGATTGTAAGCGATAATGCAAATGTAAAAGTTGGAAATAAAGAGATAAGAATATTAAGAATTAAAGAGAAAGCGCATACAAGTGATGATTTAATAGTATATTTACCAAATGAAAAAGTGCTTTTTTCAGGTGATATCGTAATGAATGAAAGAATTACTTCAAATAGAGATGGTTCAGTTATTGGTACTTTAAAGGCTTTGGATACTATAGAGAGCTTTGATTATAATAGTTTAGTTGCAGGTCATGGAACACTTACAGGAAAAAATGCAACTGAGCATACAAAAAACTACTTTACACTTTTAAAGACAAGAGTTTTAGAGGCTATTGAAGCTGGAATAACTGCAGATGAGATAACAAAAGTTGTAACTATGGATGATTTTAAAGATATTGCTATGTTTGATGAGCTAAATAGTAGAAATGTTTTTGATGCTTTTAGAGAGTTAGAGTTTTATGATGAAGAGTAG
- a CDS encoding HD domain-containing phosphohydrolase: MDKKRQIVFNLNNFLLAFSKAFNTKKATFIALNIAKELNFSNEKLADICSFNLAYPLGVKALENFDFLDKANLNDELFLEISNISQKLAYNFDFSIFKKDLEDKIKDFIEKESLKEEFKTILITLFSKKLFYLELLYDETITLFIYKNLDDFTKALEFEKILQMTNEFNLYIEKESKIVQRAEVLADFFEFEHKDKEIFKIACSLINIGKLFIKNTKQNEDERRDLGMFYSYHTKIILDDILGFSDISNLASKSQERLDGSGVFALSSKDLSFKDRLIICLNLYSYFKEPKPYKKEYTHEQTIEAIRKMVDSGKIDESLVEIFSKVFEEDIK, encoded by the coding sequence ATGGACAAAAAACGACAAATAGTATTTAATTTAAATAACTTTTTATTAGCCTTTAGTAAGGCCTTTAATACAAAAAAAGCAACTTTTATAGCTTTAAATATTGCAAAAGAGCTAAACTTTTCAAATGAAAAACTAGCTGATATTTGCTCTTTTAATCTAGCTTATCCTTTAGGAGTTAAAGCCTTAGAAAATTTTGACTTTTTAGATAAGGCAAACTTAAATGATGAGCTTTTTTTAGAAATCTCAAATATCTCTCAAAAACTAGCTTACAATTTTGATTTCTCTATATTTAAAAAAGATTTAGAAGATAAGATTAAAGATTTTATAGAGAAAGAGAGTTTAAAAGAGGAGTTTAAAACTATTTTAATCACCCTATTTTCAAAAAAATTATTCTATTTAGAACTTTTATATGATGAAACTATAACTCTATTTATATATAAAAATTTAGATGATTTTACAAAAGCTTTGGAGTTTGAAAAGATTTTACAAATGACAAATGAGTTTAATTTATATATTGAAAAAGAGTCAAAAATAGTACAAAGAGCAGAAGTTTTAGCAGATTTTTTTGAGTTTGAACATAAAGATAAAGAGATTTTCAAAATTGCTTGTTCTTTAATAAATATTGGAAAACTATTTATCAAAAATACTAAGCAAAATGAAGATGAGAGAAGAGACCTAGGAATGTTCTACTCATATCATACAAAAATTATATTAGATGATATTTTGGGCTTTAGTGATATTTCAAACTTAGCTAGTAAATCTCAAGAGAGATTAGATGGAAGTGGAGTTTTTGCTCTCTCTTCAAAAGATTTAAGCTTTAAAGATAGATTAATAATTTGTCTAAATCTTTATAGTTATTTTAAAGAACCAAAACCATATAAAAAAGAGTACACTCATGAACAGACTATAGAAGCTATTAGAAAAATGGTAGATAGTGGAAAAATAGATGAGAGTTTAGTTGAGATTTTCTCAAAAGTTTTTGAAGAAGATATAAAATAA
- a CDS encoding MalY/PatB family protein gives MRYNFDKIINRKDTNCSKWDTTKEEVLPMWVADMDFEVPPKITKALNNRVNHAVFGYPVIPNAYFDAEINWWKRRYGFDIKKEWIEPTIGVVPALSTIVQAFCQKGDKVLIQSPVYQMFNVVIERNEIEIISNNLIYENNFYKIDFKDFEEKVKDEKVKLFILCNPHNPVGRVWSNEELKKMGELCIKHNVVVLSDEIHRDLVFKNYKYTPFAQISEEFLQNSITCTAPSKTFNIAGLKASNIIVAKQEYRVKISKILNQNFTNSINIFGIEAFITAYESCEDWLDELLVYLEENKDFLIDYINKNIPKIKVVVPESTYLLWLDISNLNIGSKQLSKKLEDFGKLRVISGITYGENGDNFLRINIACPKEILKDGLQRLGKTIYSL, from the coding sequence ATGAGATACAATTTTGATAAAATTATAAATAGAAAAGATACAAACTGCTCAAAATGGGATACAACAAAAGAAGAAGTTCTTCCTATGTGGGTTGCTGATATGGATTTTGAAGTTCCTCCAAAGATAACAAAAGCTTTAAACAATAGAGTAAATCATGCAGTTTTTGGTTATCCAGTTATTCCTAATGCTTACTTTGATGCAGAGATAAACTGGTGGAAAAGAAGATATGGTTTTGATATAAAAAAAGAGTGGATTGAGCCAACTATAGGTGTTGTTCCAGCTTTGAGTACAATAGTTCAAGCTTTTTGCCAAAAAGGTGATAAGGTTTTAATACAATCTCCTGTATATCAGATGTTTAATGTAGTTATAGAGAGAAATGAGATAGAAATCATATCAAACAATCTAATATATGAAAACAACTTTTATAAAATAGATTTTAAAGATTTTGAAGAGAAAGTAAAAGATGAAAAAGTAAAGCTTTTTATTCTTTGTAACCCACACAATCCAGTAGGAAGAGTTTGGAGTAATGAAGAGTTAAAGAAAATGGGTGAACTTTGTATTAAACACAATGTTGTAGTTTTAAGTGATGAAATTCATAGAGATTTAGTCTTTAAAAACTATAAATATACTCCATTTGCACAAATTTCAGAAGAGTTTTTACAAAACTCTATTACTTGTACAGCTCCTAGTAAAACTTTTAATATTGCAGGACTTAAAGCTTCAAATATTATTGTTGCAAAACAAGAGTATAGAGTAAAAATAAGTAAAATTTTAAATCAAAACTTTACAAATAGTATAAATATTTTTGGGATAGAAGCTTTTATAACTGCTTATGAGTCTTGTGAAGATTGGCTTGATGAACTTTTAGTATATCTTGAAGAGAACAAAGATTTTTTAATTGATTATATAAACAAAAATATCCCTAAAATAAAAGTAGTAGTTCCTGAATCTACCTATCTTTTATGGTTAGATATTTCAAACTTAAATATAGGTTCAAAACAACTATCTAAAAAGCTTGAAGATTTTGGAAAATTAAGAGTAATCTCTGGTATAACTTATGGAGAAAATGGTGATAACTTTTTAAGAATAAATATTGCTTGTCCCAAAGAAATATTAAAAGATGGCTTACAAAGACTTGGAAAAACTATTTATAGTTTGTAG